In the genome of Coregonus clupeaformis isolate EN_2021a chromosome 1, ASM2061545v1, whole genome shotgun sequence, one region contains:
- the LOC121568161 gene encoding kinesin light chain 1 isoform X2 — translation MSTMVYPREEKLEKLSQEEIISNTKLVIQGLEALKNEHNSILHSLLETIKCLKKDEEANLVHEKSSLLRKSVEMIELGLGEAHVMMALSNHLNAVESEKQKLRAQVRRLCQENQWLRDELANTQQKLQKSEQSVAQLEEEKKHLEFMNQLKKYDEDVSPTQEEKDGEPPKDSLDDLFPNNEEEQGQGMQHQHNSAAVAAAQQGGYEIPARLRTLHNLVIQYASQGRYEVAVPLCKQALEDLEKTSGHDHPDVATMLNILALVYRDQNKYKEAAHLLNDALSIREKTLGKDHPAVAATLNNLAVLYGKRGKYKEAEPLCKRALEIREKVLGKDHPDVAKQLNNLALLCQNQGKYEEVEYYYCRALEIYECRLGPDDPNVAKTKNNLASCFLKQGKYKEAEILYKEILTRAHEKEFGSVDAENKPIWMHAEEREEMSKGKHRDNTPYGECGGWYRACKVNSPTVNTTLRNLGALYRRQGKLEAAETLEECAMRSRKQSNTGIDPIHQMRVVEILNDGEGDRERRRSRDSLSSVKYESGSETGEEA, via the exons ATGTCCACGATGGTGTACCCGAGGGAAGAGAAGCTGGAGAAGCTGTCCCAGGAAGAGATAATCTCCAACACCAAGCTGGTGATCCAGGGCCTGGAGGCGCTGAAGAACGAGCACAACTCCATCCTGCACAGCCTGCTGGAGACCATCAAGTGCCTGAAGAAAGATGAGGAGGCCAACCTGGTGCACGAGAAGTCCAGCCTGCTGCGCAAGTCTGTGGAGATGATCGAGCTGGGCCTGGGAGAAGCACAT GTGATGATGGCCCTGTCCAACCATCTGAACGCGGTGGAGTCTGAGAAGCAGAAGCTGCGAGCCCAGGTGCGTCGGCTATGCCAGGAGAACCAGTGGCTGAGGGACGAGCTGGCCAACACCCAGCAGAAGCTGCAGAAGAGCGAGCAGAGCGTGGCtcagctggaggaggagaagaagcaccTGGAGTTCATGAACCAGCTCAAGAAGTACGACGAGGACGTCTCTCCCACT CAGGAGGAGAAGGACGGCGAGCCCCCCAAGGACTCTCTGGATGATCTCTTCCCCAACAATGAAGAGGAGCAAGGCCAAGGCA TGCAGCACCAGCACAATAGTGCGGCGGTGGCTGCAGCCCAGCAGGGAGGCTATGAGATCCCAGCCCGCCTGAGGACCCTCCACAACCTGGTGATCCAGTATGCCTCGCAGGGCCGCTACGAGGTGGCCGTGCCCCTCTGCAAACAGGCCCTGGAGGACCTGGAGAAGACCTCCGGACATGACCACCCTGACGTGGCCACCATGCTCAACATCCTGGCCCTGGTCTACAG ggatCAGAACAAATACAAAGAGGCCGCCCATCTGCTCAACGATGCTCTGTCCATCCGGGAGAAGACTCTCGGTAAAGACCACCCCGCT GTTGCCGCCACCCTCAACAACCTGGCCGTGCTCTATGGGAAGAGGGGCAAGTACAAGGAGGCCGAGCCATTATGCAAGAGAGCCCTGGAGATAAGAGAAAAG GTACTGGGCAAGGATCACCCAGATGTGGCCAAGCAGCTGAACAACCTGGCCCTGCTGTGTCAGAACCAGGGCAAGTATGAAGAGGTAGAGTACTACTACTGCCGCGCCCTGGAGATCTATGAGTGCAGACTTGGTCCCGACGACCCCAACGTGGCAAAGACAAAGAACAACCTG GCATCCTGCTTTCTCAAACAGGGCAAATACAAGGAGGCTGAGATTCTGTACAAAGAGATTCTGACCCGTGCCCACGAGAAAGAATTTGGATCTGTCGATG CTGAGAACAAACCCATCTGGATGCAcgcggaagagagggaggagatgagcaAG GGCAagcacagagacaacaccccgtACGGCGAGTGTGGAGGCTGGTATAGGGCCTGCAAAGTCAACAG CCCTACAGTGAACACCACTCTGAGAAACCTGGGGGCTCTGTACCGCCGACAGGGCAAGCTGGAGGCCGCAGAGACCCTGGAGGAGTGTGCCATGAGGTCCCGCAAGCAg